One Phaseolus vulgaris cultivar G19833 chromosome 11, P. vulgaris v2.0, whole genome shotgun sequence genomic window carries:
- the LOC137809179 gene encoding uncharacterized protein has product MRQDGAIEGALLVKHEGGWKNKGRNYPPCKHCNKLGHPPFKCWRRLDAKCNKCNQLGHETIICRNQSEQKDVDAQFANEEEDVLFVAIGFCSNISSASWLIDSGCTNHMTHDKELFKELRTTDIKRVRIGNGEHLAVKGKGTIAITSYKGIKIITNVLFVPEIDQNLLSVGQLLEKGYKVMFENKHCLIKDVDGSDLFKVEMKGKSFALNPMEEEHIAFKSKENVTEIYVPDLKNNILSMGKLLESVEAKFNNLEKRFTKLEEKYVDMEKDKESRVNQVEELHLLLLAQKEKVNELQFKLKAPFGSCVLLENNGFDLGEDHKWNGVETSSEREIRYNHYLRNSLKSKSFLNPFNSKGKSGEDFVWKIKSNSIQNSARISAMKKILKLLLIKDSMVATEKI; this is encoded by the coding sequence ATGAGACAAGATGGAGCAATAGAAGGAGCCTTACTAGTCAAACATGAAGGTGGCTGGAAAAACAAAGGTAGAAATTATCCTCCTTGTAAGCATTGCAACAAGTTAGGTCATCCACCGTTTAAGTGTTGGAGAAGACTTGATGCTAAGTgcaacaagtgcaatcaacttgggCATGAAACAatcatttgtagaaaccaaagtgAGCAAAAAGACGTAGATGCTCAATTTGCAAATGAGGAGGAGGATGTACTTTTCGTTGCAATTGGGTTTTGCAGCAATATTTCAAGTGCATCTTGGTTAATTGACAGTGGCTGCACCAACCACATGACACATGACAAGGAACTCTTCAAGGAATTGAGAACTACTGATATTAAAAGGGTGAGGATTGGAAATGGTGAACACCTTGCAGTAAAAGGAAAAGGCACAATAGCTATCACAAGCTATAAAGGTATAAAAATCATTACAAATGTTCTTTTTGTGCCAGAGATTGATCAAAATCTTTTGAGTGTTGGTCAATTGTTGGAAAAAGGTTATAAGGTgatgtttgaaaataaacattGTTTAATCAAAGATGTTGATGGCAGCGATTTGTTTAAAGTTGAAATGAAGGGAAAAAGTTTTGCTCTCAATCCAATGGAGGAGGAGCACATTGCCTTTAAATCCAAAGAAAATGTCACAGAAATTTATGTACCTGACTTGAAGAATAATATTCTCAGTATGGGAAAATTATTGGAGAGTGTTGAAGCAAAATTTAATAACCTGGAAAAAAGGTTTacaaaattggaagaaaaatatgttgataTGGAGAAAGACAAGGAAAGTAGAGTCAATCAAGTTGAAGAACTCCATTTGTTGCTTTTGgcacaaaaagaaaaggtgaatgAATTACAATTCAAATTAAAAGCCCCTTTTGGTTCATGTGTTTTACTTGAAAATAATGGTTTTGATTTAGGAGAAGACCATAAATGGAATGGTGTTGAGACATCATCTGAAAGGGAAATACGGTATAATCATTATCTTCGAAACTCATTGAAGTCAAAGTCTTTCTTAAATCCTTTTAATTCAAAGGGTAAAAGTGGAGAAgattttgtttggaaaattaaaagtaattcaattcaaaattctgCACGGATTAGTGCAATGAAGAAAATATTGAAGTTGCTTCTAATCAAGGACAGTATGGTGGCTactgaaaaaatataa
- the LOC137809183 gene encoding uncharacterized protein, producing the protein MEGGSNFSAMAPPVFDGDNYQMWVVRMKTYLEALDLWEAVENPTVAQIKSQKEKKIKKSKAKTCLFAAVSPMVFTRIMPLKSVKEIWDYLKVEYEGDERIRGMQTLNLIREFELQRMKESKSVKEYSDRLLSIANKVRLLGFVLKDSRIVEKLL; encoded by the coding sequence ATGGAAGGAGGATCAAATTTTTCAGCAATGGCACCACCTGTCTTTGATGGAGACAATTATCAAATGTGGGTTGTTCGTATGAAGACCTAcctagaagcattggatttatgGGAAGCTGTAGAAAACCCTACGGTGGCACAAATAAAATCACAGAaggaaaaaaagataaagaaatcaAAGGCAAAAACATGTTTATTTGCAGCTGTATCTCCTATGGTATTCACAAGGATAATGCCCTTGAAGTCAGTAAAAGAAATATGGGATTACCTCAAGGTAGAATATGAAGGTGATGAGAGGATTCGTGGAATGCAAACTCTGAATCTAATCAGAGAGTTTGAATTGCAGAGAATGAAGGAGTCGAAATCCGTAAAAGAGTACTCGGACAGACTTCTAAGCATTGCCAACAAAGTGAGGTTGCTTGGATTTGTGTTAAAAGATTCAAGAATTGTGGAAAAACTGCTGTAA